One genomic segment of Chitinophaga sancti includes these proteins:
- a CDS encoding sigma-70 family RNA polymerase sigma factor, with protein MKEQEVAFTIMYNRYQPLMLKFAIKKFKCTQEAEDIVQEIFTSLWQRRELLSNEFPIKNYLLRAVQLQYAQRCRHSTVVKKYIQYKLGKLSEKSQSSKIENKELEIQIRSAINKISAPACRKIFELAFLEEQNCSEIAVKLNIKTQVVRNQTSRALKIVREKLKQVV; from the coding sequence ATGAAAGAGCAAGAAGTTGCTTTTACAATTATGTATAACCGGTATCAACCATTAATGTTAAAATTTGCTATAAAGAAATTCAAGTGTACACAAGAGGCTGAAGATATCGTTCAAGAAATATTTACCTCTTTATGGCAAAGAAGAGAGTTGCTATCCAACGAATTTCCAATCAAGAACTATTTGTTACGTGCTGTACAACTACAATATGCTCAACGCTGCAGGCATTCAACTGTCGTGAAAAAATATATTCAATATAAATTAGGAAAACTATCAGAAAAAAGTCAATCGTCAAAGATTGAAAACAAGGAGCTGGAAATACAAATAAGATCAGCAATAAACAAGATTAGCGCTCCTGCTTGTCGAAAAATATTTGAACTGGCTTTTCTGGAAGAACAAAATTGCAGTGAAATTGCAGTGAAATTGAATATAAAAACCCAGGTTGTAAGAAACCAAACCAGCAGAGCACTAAAAATAGTACGAGAAAAATTAAAACAGGTAGTATAA
- a CDS encoding outer membrane beta-barrel protein, with amino-acid sequence MKSILSKYAIILMIVIFPFFLKGQNITIKGSLKDSTNLSIAGANILVISAFDSLHTVSDENGLFQFNKDNYAPFQLKISALGYSPLTRNFEPPTNVSTYIIPAILLTSSYHLLKEVVIKGKKSVAILRGDTIEYNINQFKLKGNAVLNDLLKRLPGLIVNADGSITFMGKSISQIRINGQDYPLKNVQALINVLSIEMLEKIQLIDDYGEIARITGRKDGEAKPIISIETQNTVKRNQQFKIKIGLGNKDRYLLSPVRTDITPSQQFFISGNSNNIGSGFDNTTNNANISLVKTKKKLSIRIITTWDKSKIKNEVEQFVQMETNSGKQYINSNSKNYLSTNAFAINTGFDYKFNKQSILGFNIRSGLNSNNSQNFFAASQSGLQTVMQQQNNYYEEKTPYLANSSYFVHKFNKTGRVFTIREYLNYQTVNSNTVNDNKLQFTYADGSSKDSILKQKIVPKTQNFILDIQSSWIEPINNYSDVEIKYNLNQLNNHYSQKTYYEYSNQKLELIDSLTNAYKNKTTQNEISASYKITSKKIELILGGKLLLYKINNKISAQKNYKTIGNIWFPLLRLQMQTGQSSMIVISTNSTVEYPNNQQSQLIPNRTNIQFPIFGNPNLKAESNNAINLEFRHTGINIVLLNIKTNLIKNQIVTNTVVYEDSSNNIINETHYLNLNGNYSFNLNGGISRSLKEGRYMLSWDFSSSLKHSNIYMNYIQKETNNLIFNSIIKSGFFPNWAELNASINYTYNRNRYLVTTNNIINFSTWNFQLNGKFFISKNWAIEFDYQKQINQGLNSSITANPITLNAAIERKIFKDKITCRLEGQNILNQVSNLTQTISSNSITQTRTNLIGSFYLFSVVLDLKKVRYSN; translated from the coding sequence ATGAAATCCATATTGAGTAAATATGCCATCATCCTTATGATTGTTATCTTCCCTTTCTTTTTAAAAGGTCAAAATATAACAATAAAAGGCAGCTTAAAAGATTCTACAAATCTGAGTATAGCAGGAGCTAATATTTTGGTAATTAGCGCTTTTGATTCCTTACATACGGTAAGTGATGAAAATGGATTATTTCAATTCAATAAAGATAATTATGCACCATTCCAATTAAAAATATCTGCGTTAGGCTATTCCCCTTTGACTAGAAATTTTGAACCTCCAACTAATGTCTCTACCTACATTATTCCTGCTATACTATTAACATCATCATATCACTTATTAAAAGAGGTAGTTATAAAAGGCAAGAAAAGCGTTGCCATCCTAAGGGGTGATACTATTGAGTATAATATAAATCAATTCAAACTTAAGGGAAATGCGGTATTGAACGATCTTTTAAAAAGATTACCAGGTTTAATTGTAAATGCCGATGGATCTATAACGTTTATGGGAAAATCAATATCCCAAATACGTATTAATGGTCAAGATTATCCGCTAAAAAATGTTCAGGCACTTATTAACGTCTTATCAATTGAAATGCTTGAAAAAATCCAATTAATTGATGATTATGGTGAAATTGCTCGTATTACCGGAAGAAAGGATGGAGAGGCTAAACCAATCATAAGCATTGAAACTCAAAACACAGTTAAAAGAAACCAACAATTCAAGATTAAAATAGGACTGGGAAATAAAGACAGATATCTCTTGTCTCCAGTACGTACAGATATTACTCCCTCACAACAATTCTTTATATCCGGGAATAGCAACAATATAGGATCTGGATTCGACAACACCACCAACAATGCAAACATTTCATTAGTTAAAACCAAAAAAAAATTATCCATTAGAATAATTACGACCTGGGATAAATCAAAAATAAAGAATGAGGTCGAACAATTTGTTCAAATGGAAACCAATTCAGGAAAACAATATATCAATAGTAATAGTAAAAACTATTTATCAACTAATGCATTTGCTATTAATACTGGTTTTGATTATAAATTTAATAAACAATCAATCTTAGGATTTAACATTCGCAGCGGCTTAAATTCTAATAATTCTCAAAATTTCTTTGCAGCTTCTCAATCAGGATTACAAACAGTAATGCAACAACAAAATAATTATTATGAAGAGAAAACTCCCTATTTAGCGAACTCTTCATATTTTGTTCATAAATTCAATAAAACAGGTCGTGTCTTTACGATCAGAGAATACTTAAACTATCAAACAGTTAATAGCAATACAGTTAATGATAATAAACTACAATTTACTTACGCTGATGGTTCAAGTAAAGATTCTATTTTAAAACAGAAGATTGTCCCAAAAACTCAAAATTTCATTTTAGATATCCAATCCTCCTGGATTGAACCAATAAACAATTACTCTGATGTTGAAATAAAATATAACTTAAATCAACTAAACAATCACTATTCACAAAAAACATACTATGAATACTCTAACCAGAAGTTGGAATTAATTGATTCTTTAACTAATGCATATAAAAATAAAACTACTCAGAACGAAATTAGTGCCAGTTATAAAATTACATCAAAGAAAATTGAGCTGATTTTAGGAGGGAAACTTCTGCTTTATAAAATAAACAACAAAATTTCTGCTCAAAAAAACTATAAAACAATCGGTAATATTTGGTTCCCGTTGCTCCGACTTCAAATGCAAACTGGCCAGTCCTCAATGATTGTAATATCAACTAATTCAACTGTTGAATATCCTAATAATCAGCAGTCCCAACTCATTCCAAATAGAACAAACATCCAATTTCCAATTTTTGGCAACCCCAATTTAAAAGCGGAGTCAAATAATGCAATTAATTTAGAATTTCGTCATACTGGAATCAATATAGTTTTACTAAATATAAAGACCAATCTGATTAAAAATCAGATTGTCACAAATACAGTAGTTTATGAAGATTCATCTAATAACATAATTAATGAAACGCATTACCTAAATTTAAATGGTAATTACTCCTTCAATTTAAATGGAGGAATCTCCAGATCACTGAAAGAAGGGAGATATATGCTTTCCTGGGATTTTTCGAGCTCCCTGAAACATAGTAATATTTATATGAATTATATACAGAAAGAGACAAATAACCTCATCTTTAACAGCATTATTAAATCAGGATTTTTCCCCAATTGGGCAGAATTAAATGCATCTATTAACTACACGTATAACAGAAATAGATATCTCGTTACAACAAATAATATAATTAATTTTTCTACATGGAACTTTCAACTTAATGGAAAATTTTTCATCTCGAAAAATTGGGCAATTGAATTCGATTACCAAAAACAAATTAATCAAGGATTAAATAGTTCTATAACGGCCAATCCTATAACTCTAAATGCAGCTATAGAAAGGAAAATCTTTAAGGATAAAATTACTTGTAGGCTGGAAGGGCAAAATATACTCAACCAGGTATCAAACCTGACCCAAACAATTTCAAGTAACTCTATCACACAAACTCGTACAAATCTTATAGGCAGCTTCTATTTATTTTCAGTTGTACTAGACCTCAAAAAGGTTAGGTATTCCAATTAA
- a CDS encoding SusC/RagA family TonB-linked outer membrane protein, translating to MQIPTPRSLLLARLFTFILLIHTFSISVAHANQDGKQKIKLIASNIALESVFKQIEKQTGLRFMYAVDILDLSEKVNVSYNQIPLDEALGSLLGSKGIVWQYREGIISLKQQVPDKQTKGIESNFTSGTVIITGKVLDDKSEPIPGATVMIKGTSKGTKTNSDGSFTLSNVETGVTLIITSIGYERKEVNVGDKNKILISLATATGFLNEKVIIAYGTSAKKNLIGNITTVTAKEIENSPVSNPLLALQGRVPGLYINQTTGFAGGGVSTMIQGQNSLRYGNDPFYVVDGVPFISQMMPNQGTILGNSGANLATPGNPLSLINPSDIESVTVLKDADATAIYGSRAANGAILITTKKGKVGPMRVDVNYQQGWQKLSNNYKLLNTSQYLEMRREAKMNDGLAISATDYDINGFWDTTRSTNWMKELLGGTAHYTNANASISGGTTNIQYNIGGTYHKETSIFPLSFPDEKAGAHFSLYSTSQNQKFRAQFSSSYFLDNNRLPGVDLTSYATNLPPTAPALFNKDGSLNWMPNSAGNTTFFNPLSYIYNTYSNKSNNLISNLNLEYTILPGLNFRSNFGYNYLTTNEITAVPLKSRRPEQIPTSTRLAIYGNSRLSSWIIEPQLNYQLKIKEGQLDVLLGTSIQQTQSRGSSVSGEGYNSDEVLTNLMSAARLYPNSSFSSQYKYNAVFGRINYVLNNRYLFNASARRDGSSRFGEENRFHNFGSIGAGWIFTEESIFTKNMPFISYGKLRANYGVTGSDQISDYLFLSLYDPINGGVTYRGATGLGPTRITNPYLQWEETKKLSVGVDLGLLKNRIMIGLTHNRNRSSNQLLSKSLPYTTGVRNITVNLPATVENAGWEILIESKNFTEKRFSWTTSLNLTVPRNRLVSYPNLETSGDAGSYFIGKSVTTRALFHFADVNTETGVYEFYDSKGNLTSSPDYSTDKNFLINFDPKYYGGLQNTFVIGTFEIGALFQFVKKTAYNYIIGSYPGVYNINQPLAVLDRWKKKGDIASHQRFNSNYSISGAFGRASSSNLTYADASFIRLKNVYLSWQIPEKWKNKIGVKNFKLSIQAQNLFTITKYVGVDPETASTALPPLKTWVFGAQIGF from the coding sequence ATGCAAATTCCTACACCTCGTAGTTTGCTATTAGCAAGGTTGTTCACTTTTATTTTATTGATTCACACATTTTCAATTTCGGTCGCGCATGCTAATCAAGATGGAAAGCAAAAAATTAAATTAATTGCTAGTAACATAGCACTTGAAAGCGTTTTTAAGCAAATAGAAAAGCAGACTGGTTTGCGATTTATGTATGCCGTTGATATTTTAGATTTAAGTGAAAAAGTAAATGTTTCCTACAATCAAATTCCCTTAGATGAGGCGTTGGGTAGTTTATTAGGTTCAAAAGGTATTGTTTGGCAATATAGAGAAGGCATTATTTCTTTAAAGCAGCAAGTGCCTGATAAGCAAACAAAGGGAATAGAATCCAATTTTACTTCAGGAACAGTAATTATTACTGGTAAAGTATTAGACGATAAGTCTGAACCTATACCAGGCGCTACCGTTATGATAAAAGGAACAAGTAAAGGTACAAAGACAAACAGTGATGGGTCCTTTACATTATCAAATGTTGAAACTGGCGTTACTTTGATAATTACCTCAATAGGTTATGAGCGGAAAGAAGTAAATGTTGGGGATAAGAATAAGATATTAATTAGCCTTGCTACCGCAACCGGATTTTTAAATGAAAAGGTCATTATAGCTTATGGAACTTCTGCAAAAAAGAATTTGATTGGCAATATAACAACAGTAACTGCAAAAGAAATTGAAAATTCACCAGTAAGTAACCCATTATTGGCATTGCAGGGTAGGGTACCTGGTTTATACATAAATCAAACTACTGGTTTTGCTGGGGGCGGTGTTTCGACTATGATTCAAGGCCAAAATAGCTTAAGATATGGAAATGACCCTTTTTACGTTGTAGATGGAGTACCTTTTATATCTCAAATGATGCCAAACCAAGGAACTATATTAGGTAATTCAGGAGCTAATTTAGCTACGCCTGGTAATCCATTAAGTTTGATTAACCCATCTGATATTGAGAGTGTTACTGTATTGAAGGATGCGGATGCGACTGCTATTTACGGATCACGCGCAGCAAATGGTGCTATATTAATTACCACTAAAAAGGGAAAGGTGGGACCAATGAGAGTAGACGTAAATTATCAACAGGGATGGCAAAAATTGTCCAATAATTATAAATTACTTAATACATCTCAATACTTAGAAATGAGAAGGGAGGCTAAGATGAATGACGGTCTTGCTATTTCTGCAACTGATTATGATATAAATGGATTTTGGGATACAACACGTAGTACTAATTGGATGAAAGAACTTCTAGGTGGAACTGCTCATTATACAAATGCAAATGCTTCTATTTCAGGTGGGACTACGAATATTCAATATAATATTGGAGGGACGTATCATAAAGAGACTTCTATTTTTCCTTTAAGTTTTCCTGATGAAAAAGCAGGCGCTCATTTTAGCTTGTATAGTACCTCTCAAAATCAAAAGTTTAGAGCTCAATTCTCTTCAAGTTATTTTTTAGATAATAACAGGTTACCAGGGGTAGATTTAACATCTTATGCTACTAATCTTCCCCCAACAGCCCCCGCCCTTTTTAATAAGGATGGAAGTTTAAACTGGATGCCTAATAGTGCTGGTAATACAACTTTTTTTAATCCACTATCTTATATTTATAATACTTATAGTAATAAAAGTAATAATCTAATTTCAAATTTAAATTTAGAGTACACGATTCTGCCGGGACTAAATTTTAGGAGCAATTTTGGCTATAATTATTTAACTACGAATGAAATTACTGCAGTACCTTTAAAGTCTCGCCGTCCTGAACAAATACCTACCTCAACCAGATTGGCGATTTATGGTAATTCTAGATTAAGTTCGTGGATAATTGAGCCGCAATTAAATTATCAGTTAAAGATTAAAGAGGGGCAATTAGATGTACTATTAGGTACTTCTATTCAGCAAACACAAAGTAGAGGTTCCTCCGTTTCAGGCGAGGGTTATAATAGTGATGAAGTTCTTACCAATTTAATGTCAGCTGCCAGATTGTATCCAAACTCATCTTTTTCTAGCCAATATAAATATAATGCGGTTTTTGGGAGAATTAATTATGTTTTGAATAATAGGTATCTATTTAATGCTTCAGCTAGAAGAGATGGTAGCAGTAGATTTGGTGAAGAAAATAGATTCCATAATTTTGGTTCCATTGGAGCTGGGTGGATTTTTACTGAAGAAAGCATTTTTACAAAAAATATGCCTTTTATAAGTTATGGAAAATTAAGGGCTAATTATGGGGTTACAGGAAGCGATCAAATAAGCGATTATTTATTTTTAAGCTTATATGATCCAATAAATGGTGGAGTGACATATCGTGGTGCTACTGGTTTAGGACCAACTCGTATAACAAACCCATATTTACAGTGGGAGGAAACGAAGAAATTAAGTGTGGGCGTTGACTTAGGGTTGTTAAAAAATAGAATTATGATTGGCTTAACTCACAATAGGAATCGGTCATCAAATCAACTATTAAGCAAATCATTACCGTATACCACGGGGGTTAGAAATATTACAGTAAATCTTCCTGCAACAGTTGAAAATGCTGGTTGGGAGATTTTAATTGAAAGTAAAAATTTTACAGAAAAAAGATTTAGCTGGACTACAAGTTTGAATTTGACTGTTCCAAGAAATAGACTTGTCTCTTACCCTAATTTGGAAACTTCAGGTGATGCCGGCAGTTATTTTATTGGTAAATCTGTTACAACAAGGGCTTTGTTCCACTTTGCGGATGTAAATACAGAAACAGGCGTATATGAATTCTATGATAGTAAGGGCAATTTGACTTCGTCTCCTGATTATTCCACTGATAAAAATTTTTTGATAAATTTTGATCCAAAATATTATGGAGGATTGCAAAATACTTTTGTTATAGGGACTTTTGAAATAGGAGCCTTATTCCAATTTGTAAAGAAAACAGCTTATAACTATATTATAGGAAGTTATCCTGGAGTTTACAATATTAATCAACCACTAGCCGTCTTAGACAGGTGGAAAAAGAAGGGCGATATTGCATCACATCAGCGATTCAATTCAAATTATTCTATTTCTGGGGCTTTTGGTAGGGCTAGTTCTAGTAATTTAACCTACGCCGATGCATCCTTTATCAGATTGAAAAATGTTTATTTGTCTTGGCAAATTCCGGAAAAATGGAAGAATAAAATTGGAGTTAAAAACTTTAAACTTAGCATACAAGCCCAAAACCTTTTTACAATAACTAAGTATGTTGGTGTCGATCCAGAGACAGCCTCAACTGCCCTACCACCATTGAAAACATGGGTCTTTGGTGCACAAATCGGATTTTAG
- a CDS encoding RNA polymerase sigma factor → MLYKQDEELLREIQQGNEATFADVYNHYQPLLLLEAYYKIRSYPEAEDMVQEIFTSLWQRRKELSLSIPLKHYLFKAVHLQYAYKCRKSEVARKFIQHTLYVSREAATNYVLENKEIYRQIKEAIASVSAPATRRAFELLYIEDKSHKEIAVDMNIQPQVVKNQVSRALKIIRSHLKKVI, encoded by the coding sequence ATGTTATACAAACAAGATGAAGAACTACTGAGGGAAATACAGCAAGGGAATGAAGCTACCTTTGCAGATGTATACAACCACTACCAACCATTACTGCTACTAGAGGCTTATTATAAAATAAGGTCCTATCCAGAAGCTGAAGATATGGTGCAGGAAATCTTTACTTCACTATGGCAGCGAAGGAAAGAATTATCCTTAAGTATTCCATTAAAGCATTACCTATTTAAAGCGGTACACCTTCAATACGCTTATAAATGCAGGAAAAGCGAAGTAGCGCGCAAATTCATACAACATACATTGTATGTGTCAAGAGAAGCTGCCACTAATTATGTGCTGGAAAATAAAGAAATATACCGGCAAATAAAGGAGGCCATTGCATCAGTTTCTGCCCCCGCCACTCGCAGAGCTTTTGAGCTATTATATATTGAAGATAAATCGCATAAAGAGATTGCTGTAGATATGAATATCCAGCCACAGGTAGTAAAAAACCAGGTAAGCAGGGCCTTGAAAATAATTCGCTCTCACTTGAAAAAAGTAATATGA
- a CDS encoding FecR family protein, with translation MNIDNDLIHRLVLEELAGVISDEDQAYLKKTIRENPEAFNIWMETRSILDTPDVKAFLESPRPVEDIFHASLKKRNGFGHWGFSLSMAAILIAGFCIFRLYYPPKAAVQIAIAKTELVNNKNIKLDLPGEGTVDLSQQQGNVKLNAISLNNTQNSLTYDAGKNNSYKLATLTIPVGKDYKITLGDGSNVWLNSTTKMQFPLNFTDHSRDIYIDGEAYIEVAKDTKPFVVHLPGSTVQVLGTAFNVNSYDKGNIQVALVSGSVKVNANNDTVQLKPGDELTLKFSALNITPFDEQNLLSWRQGIYFFNNSPVSQIIKVLTRWFSNEIVIDNPDRNNIRFTGMINRNEPIDNSLDLLKSTNEFDYYKKGDTIHIK, from the coding sequence ATGAATATAGACAATGACCTGATACACCGCTTGGTACTGGAAGAACTGGCAGGTGTTATTAGCGATGAAGACCAAGCTTACCTCAAAAAAACTATCCGGGAAAACCCCGAAGCTTTTAACATTTGGATGGAGACAAGATCCATTCTTGATACTCCCGATGTAAAAGCATTCCTTGAATCCCCCCGTCCAGTTGAAGATATCTTCCATGCGTCATTGAAGAAAAGGAATGGATTTGGACACTGGGGATTTTCTTTGAGTATGGCAGCGATATTAATAGCCGGTTTTTGCATCTTTCGTTTGTATTATCCTCCTAAAGCTGCTGTTCAAATAGCTATTGCTAAAACTGAACTAGTTAATAATAAGAATATCAAATTAGATCTACCAGGAGAAGGAACTGTTGACCTTTCTCAGCAACAAGGCAATGTGAAATTAAATGCTATTAGCTTAAATAATACGCAAAACTCACTCACCTATGATGCCGGGAAGAATAATTCATATAAATTGGCGACCTTAACTATTCCCGTTGGGAAAGACTATAAAATAACTTTGGGCGATGGAAGCAATGTATGGTTGAATTCCACTACTAAAATGCAATTTCCATTAAACTTTACTGATCATTCCAGGGATATTTACATTGATGGGGAAGCATATATAGAAGTAGCGAAAGATACTAAGCCATTTGTAGTACATCTACCAGGCTCCACTGTACAGGTATTAGGTACTGCTTTTAATGTAAATTCATATGATAAAGGGAATATCCAGGTTGCATTGGTAAGTGGCTCTGTCAAGGTGAATGCTAACAACGACACAGTTCAACTGAAGCCAGGGGATGAGCTTACCCTTAAGTTCTCTGCCCTAAACATTACACCTTTTGATGAACAAAACTTGCTAAGCTGGAGACAGGGGATCTATTTTTTCAACAATTCCCCAGTATCCCAGATTATAAAAGTCTTAACCAGGTGGTTTAGTAATGAAATTGTGATAGATAATCCTGATAGAAACAATATTCGATTTACAGGAATGATCAATCGGAATGAACCCATAGATAACTCATTGGATCTTCTTAAATCAACAAATGAGTTTGACTATTATAAAAAAGGGGATACTATTCACATAAAATAA
- a CDS encoding RagB/SusD family nutrient uptake outer membrane protein yields the protein MTNRGIINLFFGSSMKFKRYLGIIGIFIILFGCNKLVDITGPDTSANTDNVYNSDETAVAVLNGVYLSLSAGTLLDGNTINSFMSFYPGLSSDELTLYSNDRADYIAYYTNNLTDAISPNIWLNTYPVIYTLNSALEGLNKSEKLTPAIKKQLLGETRFMRAFCYFYLVNLYGDVPLILTTDYKVNASIARSDKNVVMNQIIDDLKEAESLMTDNYYDINVKSITTERTAPIKWAATALLARAYLYMKDYANADLKATSIINHSELYSLEPLKDVFLANSSEAIFQLQPVNYGWNTEDARVFILPAEGPSSSYPVYLSNQLLLAFEPGDMRRSVWVDSVTVMGTTYFYPYKYKSAKLDDPVTEYEMVLRLGEQYLIRAEAKAQLGDLSAAVDNINVMRNRAGLENYNGPQSLEDLSKAILHERQIELFSEWGNRWLDLKRTNSVDSVMSKVTIEKGGIWKSSSNLYAIPQYDLLYNSNLVQNEGY from the coding sequence ATGACAAATCGTGGCATAATTAATCTATTTTTTGGAAGTAGTATGAAGTTTAAGAGATACTTGGGTATAATTGGAATTTTTATCATATTATTTGGATGTAATAAACTAGTTGATATAACTGGTCCAGATACATCAGCAAATACAGATAATGTATATAACAGTGATGAAACTGCTGTTGCTGTTTTAAATGGGGTATACCTCAGTCTGAGCGCAGGTACCCTATTGGACGGTAATACTATTAATAGTTTTATGTCCTTTTATCCAGGTCTTTCATCTGATGAACTAACATTATATTCAAACGATAGAGCAGATTATATAGCATATTATACCAATAATTTGACTGATGCCATTAGTCCTAATATTTGGCTAAATACATACCCCGTAATTTATACTTTAAATTCGGCTTTAGAAGGACTTAATAAATCTGAAAAACTTACTCCTGCAATTAAAAAACAATTACTTGGAGAAACACGTTTTATGAGGGCATTTTGTTATTTTTATCTAGTTAATTTGTACGGGGATGTACCTTTAATTTTAACTACAGATTATAAGGTGAATGCGTCGATTGCGAGGTCAGATAAGAATGTTGTAATGAATCAAATAATTGACGATTTGAAAGAGGCAGAATCTCTTATGACTGATAATTATTATGATATTAATGTTAAATCTATAACAACCGAGCGAACCGCACCAATTAAATGGGCAGCAACGGCATTATTAGCAAGAGCATATTTATATATGAAGGACTATGCTAACGCTGACTTGAAGGCTACTTCAATCATCAATCATTCAGAACTTTATTCATTGGAACCTTTGAAGGATGTATTTTTAGCAAATAGTTCAGAGGCCATTTTTCAATTACAGCCAGTGAACTATGGATGGAATACAGAAGATGCACGTGTTTTTATTTTACCTGCTGAAGGTCCTAGCAGTTCATATCCGGTTTATTTAAGCAATCAATTGTTATTAGCATTTGAGCCAGGGGATATGAGAAGATCTGTTTGGGTTGATAGTGTGACAGTCATGGGGACTACTTATTTTTATCCATACAAATATAAGAGTGCCAAATTGGATGATCCTGTTACTGAATATGAGATGGTCCTACGATTGGGAGAGCAGTACTTAATAAGGGCAGAAGCTAAAGCTCAGCTTGGTGATTTGTCTGCCGCAGTTGACAATATTAATGTAATGCGAAATCGTGCGGGATTGGAAAATTATAATGGCCCTCAGAGTTTAGAAGATTTGTCAAAAGCGATATTGCACGAAAGGCAAATAGAATTGTTTAGTGAATGGGGTAATAGGTGGCTGGATTTAAAGAGAACTAATTCTGTTGATTCTGTAATGAGTAAGGTGACAATCGAAAAGGGTGGTATATGGAAATCTTCATCTAACTTATATGCTATTCCACAATATGACTTGTTGTATAATTCCAACTTAGTTCAAAATGAGGGATATTAA